From Streptomyces yatensis, one genomic window encodes:
- the tpiA gene encoding triose-phosphate isomerase yields the protein MSDRTPLMAGNWKMNLNHLEAIAHVQKLAFALADKDYEAVEVAVLPPFTDLRSVQTLVDGDKLKIKYGAQDISAHDSGAYTGEISGAMLSKLKCAFVVVGHSERRQYHCESDELCNAKVKAAFRHDLTPILCVGEGLEVRKAGNQVAHTLAQVDGGLKDIPAEQAETIVIAYEPVWAIGTGEVATPEDAQEVCGAIRGRLAELYGQEVADKVRIQYGGSVKSGNVAAIMAQPDVDGALIGGAALDADEFVKIVRFRDQ from the coding sequence GTGAGTGACCGTACGCCGCTGATGGCGGGCAACTGGAAGATGAACCTCAACCACCTCGAGGCCATCGCCCACGTCCAGAAGCTCGCCTTCGCACTCGCCGACAAGGACTACGAGGCCGTGGAGGTCGCGGTGCTGCCGCCCTTCACCGATCTGCGGTCGGTGCAGACCCTGGTCGACGGCGACAAGTTGAAGATCAAGTACGGCGCCCAGGACATCTCCGCGCACGACTCCGGCGCCTACACCGGCGAGATCTCCGGCGCGATGCTGTCCAAGCTCAAGTGTGCCTTCGTCGTCGTCGGACACTCGGAGCGGCGCCAGTACCACTGCGAGTCCGACGAGCTCTGCAACGCCAAGGTCAAGGCGGCCTTCCGCCATGACCTCACCCCGATCCTGTGCGTCGGCGAGGGCCTCGAGGTCCGTAAGGCGGGCAACCAGGTCGCCCACACCCTCGCGCAGGTGGACGGCGGTCTCAAGGACATCCCCGCCGAGCAGGCCGAGACCATCGTGATCGCCTACGAGCCGGTCTGGGCGATCGGCACCGGCGAGGTGGCGACCCCCGAGGACGCCCAGGAGGTCTGCGGGGCCATCCGCGGCCGGCTGGCCGAGCTGTACGGCCAGGAGGTCGCCGACAAGGTCCGGATCCAGTACGGCGGCTCGGTGAAGTCCGGGAACGTCGCCGCGATCATGGCCCAGCCGGATGTGGACGGCGCCCTGATCGGCGGTGCGGCGCTGGACGCGGACGAATTCGTCAAGATCGTTCGTTTCCGCGACCAGTGA
- the secG gene encoding preprotein translocase subunit SecG, giving the protein MGFSIALIIFSLLLMMLVLMHKGKGGGLSDMFGGGMQSSVGGSSVAERNLDRITVVVGLLWFVCIVVLGLLMKLD; this is encoded by the coding sequence ATGGGGTTTTCGATCGCCCTCATCATCTTCAGCCTGCTGCTGATGATGTTGGTGCTCATGCACAAGGGGAAGGGCGGCGGCCTGTCCGACATGTTCGGTGGCGGCATGCAGTCCTCGGTGGGCGGCTCCTCGGTCGCCGAGCGCAACCTGGACCGCATCACCGTGGTGGTCGGGCTGCTGTGGTTCGTCTGCATCGTCGTGCTCGGGCTGCTGATGAAGCTCGACTGA
- a CDS encoding RNA polymerase-binding protein RbpA — protein sequence MASGNAIRGSRVGAGPMGEAERGESAPRLRISFWCSNGHETVPSFASDAQIPDTWDCPRCGFPAGKDRDNPPDPPRTEPYKTHLAYVRERRSDADGEAILAEALAKLRGEI from the coding sequence GTGGCAAGTGGCAACGCGATCCGTGGAAGCCGGGTCGGAGCGGGGCCGATGGGAGAGGCCGAGCGAGGCGAATCGGCGCCGCGCCTGCGCATCTCCTTCTGGTGCTCGAACGGACATGAGACCGTGCCGAGCTTCGCCAGCGATGCGCAGATCCCTGACACGTGGGACTGCCCCCGCTGTGGCTTCCCGGCCGGCAAGGACCGGGACAACCCGCCGGACCCGCCGCGCACCGAGCCGTACAAGACGCATCTGGCGTACGTACGGGAGCGGCGCAGCGACGCCGACGGCGAGGCGATCCTCGCCGAGGCACTCGCCAAGCTCCGGGGCGAGATCTAG
- a CDS encoding MFS transporter: MAAVDAGELGAGKPAVPAWRGGFGRLWAAAVVSRFGDALRGAALPLLAVSLTDSPVLVSLVTACGFLPWLLFGLIGGAIADRVDQRRAMWAVDGARAVLMAGFAVAVWLDKATIGLLLALAFALTTLQTLFDNAATALLPSVVGQEALSRANARLMTGQEVMGRFVGAPLVPVLLGLGAAMPFAADAVTYLAAAVLVASLGVTPPQRAPRPPGGSLRRDIAEGLAVLWRDRTLRALCASTTLCNIGIGALIATLVLHITGWLGAGNTGYAAVITVYGIGSVIGGLVAARLTEKLGRARALVVCGTAQIGALVVLGAIRSLPAAVAAMGLFGFAGIVWNVTEVTMMQQSSPDGALGRVSSAFRTLSIAGTPLGALLGGVMAEAWGLNTPALGSAALFVCGVAALVPGMRSVIN; the protein is encoded by the coding sequence ATGGCCGCGGTGGACGCCGGTGAGCTGGGCGCCGGAAAACCGGCGGTGCCCGCGTGGCGCGGGGGGTTCGGGCGGCTGTGGGCGGCCGCGGTCGTCTCCCGGTTCGGGGACGCCCTGCGGGGTGCGGCGCTGCCGCTGCTGGCCGTCTCGCTGACCGATTCGCCGGTGCTGGTCTCGCTCGTGACCGCCTGCGGCTTTCTGCCCTGGCTGCTGTTCGGGCTGATCGGCGGGGCGATCGCCGACCGGGTGGACCAGCGGCGGGCGATGTGGGCGGTGGACGGCGCGCGGGCCGTCCTGATGGCGGGGTTCGCCGTCGCGGTCTGGCTGGATAAGGCCACCATCGGGCTGCTGCTCGCCCTCGCCTTCGCCCTGACCACGCTGCAGACCCTGTTCGACAACGCGGCCACGGCGCTGCTGCCCTCGGTGGTCGGGCAGGAGGCGCTCAGCAGGGCCAACGCCCGGCTGATGACCGGGCAGGAGGTCATGGGCCGGTTCGTGGGCGCCCCGCTGGTGCCGGTGCTGCTGGGTCTCGGCGCCGCGATGCCGTTCGCGGCGGACGCGGTCACCTATCTCGCCGCGGCCGTGCTGGTCGCCTCGCTGGGGGTGACGCCCCCTCAGCGGGCCCCGCGCCCGCCGGGCGGATCGCTGCGGCGCGATATCGCCGAGGGCCTGGCCGTGCTGTGGCGGGACCGGACGCTGCGGGCGCTGTGCGCCTCCACCACGCTGTGCAATATCGGCATCGGCGCGCTCATCGCCACCCTCGTGCTGCACATCACCGGCTGGCTGGGCGCGGGGAACACCGGCTATGCGGCCGTCATCACCGTGTACGGCATCGGGAGTGTGATCGGCGGGCTGGTGGCCGCCCGGCTCACCGAGAAGCTGGGCCGCGCCCGTGCCCTCGTGGTGTGCGGCACCGCGCAGATCGGCGCCCTGGTCGTCCTCGGGGCGATACGGAGCCTGCCGGCCGCGGTCGCCGCCATGGGCCTCTTCGGCTTCGCGGGAATCGTCTGGAACGTGACCGAGGTGACGATGATGCAGCAGAGCAGCCCCGACGGGGCGCTGGGGCGGGTGAGTTCCGCCTTCCGCACCCTGTCGATCGCGGGCACCCCGCTCGGCGCGCTGCTGGGCGGGGTGATGGCCGAGGCGTGGGGGCTCAACACCCCCGCGCTGGGGTCCGCGGCGCTCTTCGTCTGCGGGGTGGCGGCCCTCGTTCCGGGAATGCGGTCCGTCATCAATTAG
- the pgi gene encoding glucose-6-phosphate isomerase, whose product MTMEGRTRLDQLPEWHALAAHRKEMGDAHLRDLFAGDPERGRRLTLQVGDLHVDYSKHLVTDETLRLLRELARATKVAELRDAMFRGERINTTEDRAVLHIALRAPHSAEIKLDGEDVVGEVHAVLTKMAVFTDRIRSGDWTGHTGKRIKNVVNIGIGGSDLGPKMAYEALRAYSDRSMTFRFVSNVDGADMHEAVRDLDPAETLFIVASKTFTTVETITNALSARDWLLTGLRAGEEAVAKHFVAVSTNAEKVAEFGIDTDNMFGFWDWVGGRYSYDSAIGLSLMVAIGPDCFREMLAGFHLVDEHFASAPPEENVPLLMGLLGIWYDNFHDAQAHAVLPYSHYLSKFTDYLQQLDMESNGKSVDRDGNRVGWQTGPIVWGTPGTNGQHAYYQLLHQGTKLVPADLIGFARPVKDLPPGLESHHDLLMANLFAQGQALAFGKTSEEVAAEGVPEELVPHKTFPGNRPTTTILASELTPSVLGQLVALYEHKVFVQGAVWNIDSFDQWGVELGKVLAKRVEPALTEGAEVPGLDTSTEHLVATYRSLRGR is encoded by the coding sequence ATGACCATGGAAGGCCGCACCAGGCTGGACCAGCTGCCGGAATGGCATGCGCTGGCCGCACACCGCAAGGAGATGGGCGACGCGCATCTGCGCGACCTGTTCGCGGGCGACCCTGAGCGCGGGCGCCGCCTCACCCTTCAGGTCGGCGATCTCCACGTCGACTACTCCAAGCACCTGGTGACCGACGAGACCCTGCGGCTGCTGCGCGAGCTGGCCCGGGCCACCAAGGTGGCCGAGCTGCGGGACGCCATGTTCCGCGGTGAGCGGATCAACACCACCGAGGACCGCGCGGTGCTGCATATCGCGCTGCGCGCACCGCACTCCGCGGAGATCAAGCTGGACGGCGAGGACGTCGTCGGCGAAGTGCACGCCGTGCTCACCAAGATGGCCGTCTTCACCGACCGCATCAGGTCCGGCGACTGGACCGGCCACACCGGCAAGCGGATCAAGAACGTCGTCAACATCGGCATCGGCGGCTCCGATCTGGGCCCGAAGATGGCGTACGAGGCGCTGCGCGCCTATTCCGACCGCTCGATGACCTTCCGGTTCGTCTCCAATGTGGACGGCGCGGATATGCACGAGGCGGTGCGCGACCTGGACCCGGCCGAGACGCTGTTCATCGTCGCCTCCAAGACCTTCACCACCGTCGAGACCATTACCAACGCCCTCTCCGCCCGCGACTGGCTGCTGACCGGGCTGCGGGCCGGTGAGGAGGCCGTCGCCAAGCACTTCGTGGCGGTGTCGACCAATGCGGAGAAGGTCGCCGAGTTCGGCATCGACACCGACAACATGTTCGGGTTCTGGGACTGGGTCGGCGGGCGCTATTCGTATGACTCGGCCATCGGCCTCTCCCTGATGGTCGCCATCGGCCCGGACTGCTTCCGCGAGATGCTGGCCGGCTTCCATCTGGTCGACGAGCACTTCGCCAGCGCCCCGCCGGAGGAGAACGTCCCCCTGCTGATGGGCCTGTTGGGCATCTGGTACGACAATTTCCATGACGCCCAGGCGCATGCCGTCCTGCCGTACAGCCACTATCTGTCGAAGTTCACCGATTATCTGCAGCAGCTGGACATGGAGTCCAACGGCAAGTCCGTGGACCGGGACGGCAACCGCGTCGGCTGGCAGACCGGCCCGATCGTCTGGGGCACTCCCGGCACCAATGGCCAGCACGCCTACTACCAGCTGCTCCACCAGGGCACCAAGCTGGTCCCGGCCGATCTGATCGGCTTCGCCCGGCCGGTGAAGGATCTGCCTCCCGGGCTGGAGTCCCATCACGACCTGCTGATGGCCAACCTCTTCGCCCAGGGCCAGGCGCTGGCCTTCGGCAAGACCTCCGAGGAGGTCGCCGCCGAGGGGGTGCCCGAGGAGCTGGTGCCGCACAAGACCTTCCCGGGCAACCGCCCCACCACCACCATCCTCGCCTCCGAGCTCACCCCGTCGGTGCTGGGCCAGTTGGTCGCCCTCTATGAGCACAAGGTCTTCGTCCAGGGCGCCGTCTGGAACATCGACTCCTTCGACCAGTGGGGAGTGGAGCTGGGCAAGGTGCTCGCCAAGCGCGTCGAGCCCGCCCTGACCGAGGGCGCCGAGGTGCCCGGTCTGGACACCTCCACCGAGCATCTGGTGGCCACCTACCGCTCGCTGCGCGGCCGCTGA
- the pgl gene encoding 6-phosphogluconolactonase: MTAPQVVVHRDKELMAQAAAARLITKIVDAQATRGSASVVLTGGRNGNGLLAALAASPARDAVDWSRLDLWWGDERFLPEGHPDRNVTQAREALLDEVELDPARVHAMPASDGPHGGDVDAAAEAYAAELARAARPENHGAVPSFDVLLLGVGPDTHVASLFPELPAVRETERMVVGVRGAPKPPPVRISLTLPAIRAAQEVWLLAAGEDKARAVTIALSGAGELQAPAAGAYGRRRTLWLLDRAAAAGLPRELYPPASP; the protein is encoded by the coding sequence GTGACCGCACCACAGGTGGTCGTCCACCGCGACAAGGAGCTGATGGCCCAGGCCGCGGCGGCCCGGCTGATCACGAAGATCGTGGACGCCCAGGCCACCCGTGGCTCCGCCTCGGTCGTCCTGACCGGCGGGCGCAACGGCAACGGCCTGCTGGCCGCGCTCGCCGCCTCCCCGGCGCGCGACGCGGTCGACTGGTCGCGGCTGGACCTGTGGTGGGGCGATGAGCGATTCCTGCCGGAGGGCCACCCCGACCGCAATGTCACCCAGGCCCGCGAGGCGCTGCTGGACGAGGTGGAGCTGGACCCGGCGCGGGTGCACGCGATGCCCGCGTCCGACGGGCCTCACGGCGGCGACGTGGACGCCGCGGCCGAGGCGTACGCCGCCGAGCTGGCCCGGGCCGCGCGGCCGGAGAACCACGGCGCGGTGCCGTCGTTCGACGTGCTGCTGCTGGGCGTCGGCCCGGACACCCATGTGGCCTCGCTCTTCCCCGAGCTGCCCGCCGTCCGGGAGACCGAGCGGATGGTGGTCGGGGTGCGCGGCGCGCCCAAACCGCCGCCCGTGCGGATCTCGCTGACCCTGCCCGCGATCCGCGCGGCACAGGAAGTGTGGCTGCTGGCGGCCGGTGAGGACAAGGCGAGGGCGGTCACGATAGCCCTGTCGGGTGCCGGGGAGCTGCAGGCTCCGGCGGCGGGTGCGTACGGCCGCCGCCGCACGCTGTGGCTGCTGGACCGGGCCGCGGCGGCGGGTCTGCCGCGCGAGCTGTATCCCCCGGCGTCGCCGTAA
- the opcA gene encoding glucose-6-phosphate dehydrogenase assembly protein OpcA, protein MNIDLTDTTSSRINSALIQARRSTGTPAVGMVLTLVIVTDEGNHYDALRAASEASKEHPSRILVVIKRPGRSPRDRKMARMDAEVRVGGETGTGETVLLRLHGELANHAYSVVLPLLLPDAPVVVWWPEDAPEHPSEDLLGQLAQRRITDAQATEDPVAALGLRAATYTPGDTDLAWTRITPWRSVLAAALDQRHSSITSAVVEGEAYNPSSELLALWLAERLGVPVNRQVSEGPGLTAVRLETADGVICLDRANGSLAELAMPGQPDRHVALQRREMSELIAEELRRLDPDEIYASSVKFGVNKLGKGGVGTLERDAKAAPATEVAPGPDRPPLPTRDPEAPPEHAPGSPKNPPQAPAQPPAPKPHPPAKAQERKADGKADK, encoded by the coding sequence ATGAACATCGATCTCACGGACACCACGTCCAGCCGGATCAACTCCGCTCTGATCCAGGCGCGCCGGTCCACCGGCACGCCGGCCGTGGGCATGGTGCTGACCCTCGTCATCGTCACCGACGAGGGCAATCACTACGACGCGCTGAGGGCGGCCAGCGAGGCGTCCAAGGAACACCCCTCGCGCATCCTGGTCGTCATCAAGCGTCCGGGCCGGTCGCCGCGCGACCGCAAGATGGCCCGGATGGACGCCGAGGTGCGGGTCGGCGGCGAGACCGGCACCGGCGAGACGGTGCTGCTGCGGCTGCACGGCGAGCTCGCCAACCACGCCTACTCGGTGGTCCTGCCCCTGCTGCTGCCGGATGCCCCGGTGGTGGTGTGGTGGCCGGAGGACGCCCCGGAGCACCCCAGCGAGGACCTGCTCGGACAGCTGGCCCAGCGCCGGATCACCGACGCCCAGGCCACCGAGGACCCGGTCGCGGCCCTGGGGCTGCGGGCCGCGACCTACACCCCGGGCGACACCGATCTGGCCTGGACCCGGATCACCCCGTGGCGCAGCGTCCTGGCCGCCGCCCTGGACCAGCGGCACTCCTCGATCACCTCCGCGGTCGTCGAGGGCGAGGCGTACAACCCGAGCAGCGAGCTGCTCGCGCTGTGGCTCGCCGAGCGGCTGGGGGTGCCGGTGAACCGGCAGGTCTCGGAGGGCCCCGGGCTCACCGCGGTGCGGCTGGAGACGGCCGACGGCGTGATCTGCCTGGACCGGGCGAACGGCTCGCTGGCCGAGCTGGCGATGCCGGGCCAGCCCGACCGGCATGTGGCGCTGCAGCGGCGTGAGATGTCGGAGCTGATCGCCGAGGAGCTGCGCCGGCTGGACCCCGACGAGATCTACGCGTCGTCGGTGAAGTTCGGCGTGAACAAGCTGGGCAAGGGCGGCGTGGGCACGCTGGAGCGGGACGCCAAGGCCGCCCCGGCGACCGAGGTGGCACCGGGGCCGGACCGGCCGCCACTGCCGACCCGGGACCCGGAGGCGCCGCCGGAGCACGCGCCCGGTTCGCCGAAGAACCCGCCGCAGGCACCGGCACAGCCGCCGGCTCCGAAGCCTCACCCTCCGGCGAAGGCCCAGGAGCGGAAGGCGGACGGGAAGGCGGACAAGTGA
- the zwf gene encoding glucose-6-phosphate dehydrogenase: MTSSNPLRDPRDRRLPRIAGPSGLVIFGVTGDLSRKKLMPAIYDLANRGLLPPGFSLVGFARRDWEDEDFTQVVHDAVKEYARTPFREEVWQQLAEGFRFVPGEFSDDEAFTTLRATIEELDKARGTGGNFAFYLSVPPKFFPTVVQQLKKHGLSQGQGDSWRRAVIEKPFGHDLKSAQELNQVVHEVFRPGDVFRIDHYLGKETVQNIMALRFANTMFEPIWNRSYVDHVQITMAEDIGIGGRAGYYDGIGAARDVIQNHLLQLLALTAMEEPASFEASSLVTEKLKALRAVKLPRDLGKHTVRGQYAPGWQGGQEVRGYLEEEGIDPHSKTDTYAAIKLEIDNRRWAGVPFYLRAGKRLGRRVTEIAVVFQRAPHSPFDATDTQELGQNALVIRVQPDEGVTIRFGSKVPGTSMEIRDVTMDFQYGESFTESSPEAYERLLLDVLLGEANLFPRHEEVEQSWRILDPIEEYWEKHGRPEQYTAGTWGPKAADEMLARDGRSWRRP, encoded by the coding sequence GTGACCAGCAGCAATCCGCTGCGTGACCCACGAGACCGACGGCTCCCGCGCATCGCGGGGCCGTCCGGCCTCGTGATCTTCGGCGTCACGGGCGATCTGTCCCGTAAGAAGCTGATGCCCGCCATCTACGACCTGGCCAACCGCGGGCTGCTGCCGCCGGGCTTCTCGCTGGTCGGCTTCGCCCGCCGCGACTGGGAGGACGAGGACTTCACCCAGGTCGTGCATGACGCGGTCAAGGAGTACGCGCGGACCCCGTTCCGCGAGGAGGTCTGGCAGCAGCTGGCCGAGGGGTTCCGCTTCGTACCCGGCGAGTTCTCCGACGACGAGGCGTTCACGACCCTGCGGGCGACCATAGAGGAGCTCGACAAGGCGCGCGGCACCGGCGGGAACTTCGCCTTCTATCTGTCGGTCCCGCCGAAGTTCTTCCCCACCGTCGTCCAGCAGCTCAAGAAGCACGGGCTGTCGCAGGGGCAGGGCGACTCCTGGCGGCGCGCGGTCATCGAGAAGCCCTTCGGCCACGACCTGAAGAGCGCCCAGGAGCTCAACCAGGTCGTCCACGAGGTCTTCCGGCCCGGTGATGTCTTCCGGATCGACCACTACCTGGGCAAGGAGACGGTCCAGAACATCATGGCGCTGCGCTTCGCCAACACGATGTTCGAGCCGATCTGGAACCGGTCGTACGTCGACCATGTGCAGATCACCATGGCCGAGGACATCGGCATCGGCGGGCGCGCGGGCTACTACGACGGCATCGGCGCGGCCCGTGACGTCATCCAGAACCACCTGCTGCAGCTCCTCGCGCTGACCGCCATGGAGGAGCCCGCCTCCTTCGAGGCGTCCTCCCTGGTCACCGAGAAGCTGAAGGCGCTGCGGGCGGTCAAGCTGCCCAGGGACCTGGGCAAGCACACGGTCCGCGGACAGTACGCCCCCGGCTGGCAGGGCGGCCAGGAGGTGCGCGGCTATCTCGAGGAGGAGGGCATCGACCCCCACTCGAAGACCGACACCTACGCCGCGATCAAGCTGGAGATCGACAACCGCCGCTGGGCGGGTGTCCCCTTCTACCTGCGCGCCGGCAAGCGGCTGGGGCGGCGGGTCACCGAGATCGCGGTGGTCTTCCAGCGCGCCCCGCACTCCCCCTTCGACGCCACCGACACCCAGGAACTCGGGCAGAACGCCCTGGTCATCCGGGTGCAGCCGGACGAGGGCGTCACCATCCGGTTCGGCTCCAAGGTGCCCGGCACCTCCATGGAGATCCGGGACGTGACGATGGACTTCCAGTACGGCGAGTCCTTCACCGAGTCCAGCCCCGAGGCGTACGAGCGGCTGCTGCTCGATGTCCTGCTGGGCGAGGCGAATCTCTTCCCCCGCCATGAGGAGGTCGAGCAGTCCTGGCGGATCCTCGACCCGATCGAGGAGTACTGGGAGAAGCACGGCAGGCCCGAGCAGTACACGGCCGGGACCTGGGGGCCGAAAGCCGCGGACGAGATGCTCGCACGAGACGGACGGAGCTGGCGGCGGCCATGA
- the tal gene encoding transaldolase: MTDALKRLADEGVAIWLDDLSRKRITSGNLAELIDQQHVVGVTTNPSIFQKAISSGEGYQQQVADLAVRRLTVEEAVRMITTADVRDAADILRPVYDATGGQDGRVSIEVDPRLAHNTAATIAEAKQLAWLVDRPNTFIKIPATEAGLPAITEVIGLGISVNVTLIFSLERYRAVMDAFLAGLEKAKAAGLDLQKIHSVASFFVSRVDTEIDKRIDKLGTDEAKALRGKAAIANARLAYQAYEEVFSSDRWAALDRANANKQRPLWASTGVKDPAYKDTMYVEELVAPGTVNTMPEATLEAVADHGEIRGDTVRGTYEQAKADIEALAGIGISYDEVVQVLEDEGVEKFESSWNDLLKSTEAELKRLAPSEA; the protein is encoded by the coding sequence ATGACAGACGCACTCAAGCGGCTGGCCGACGAAGGCGTCGCGATCTGGCTCGACGACCTCTCCCGCAAGAGGATCACCTCCGGCAACCTGGCCGAGCTGATCGACCAGCAGCATGTCGTAGGCGTCACCACCAACCCGTCGATCTTCCAGAAGGCGATCTCCAGCGGTGAGGGCTACCAGCAGCAGGTGGCCGACCTCGCGGTCCGCAGGCTCACCGTCGAGGAAGCCGTCCGCATGATCACCACGGCGGACGTCCGCGACGCGGCCGACATCCTCCGGCCGGTGTACGACGCGACGGGCGGCCAGGACGGCCGGGTCTCCATCGAGGTCGACCCGCGCCTGGCCCACAACACGGCCGCCACCATCGCCGAGGCCAAGCAGCTGGCCTGGCTGGTGGACCGGCCCAACACCTTCATCAAGATCCCGGCGACCGAGGCGGGGCTGCCCGCGATCACCGAGGTGATCGGCCTGGGCATCAGCGTCAATGTCACGCTGATCTTCTCCCTGGAGCGGTACCGCGCGGTCATGGACGCCTTCCTGGCCGGTCTGGAGAAGGCCAAGGCCGCGGGCCTGGACCTGCAGAAGATCCACTCGGTGGCGTCCTTCTTCGTCTCCCGCGTGGACACCGAGATCGACAAGCGCATCGACAAGCTCGGCACCGATGAGGCCAAGGCGCTGCGCGGCAAGGCCGCCATCGCCAACGCCCGCCTCGCGTACCAGGCGTACGAGGAGGTCTTCAGCTCCGACCGCTGGGCCGCCCTGGACCGGGCGAACGCCAACAAGCAGCGTCCGCTGTGGGCCTCGACCGGCGTCAAGGACCCGGCGTACAAGGACACCATGTACGTCGAGGAGCTGGTGGCTCCCGGCACCGTCAACACCATGCCGGAGGCCACCTTGGAGGCGGTCGCCGACCACGGCGAGATCCGCGGCGACACCGTGCGCGGCACCTACGAGCAGGCCAAGGCCGACATCGAGGCGCTGGCCGGGATCGGGATCTCCTACGACGAGGTCGTCCAGGTCCTCGAGGACGAGGGCGTCGAGAAGTTCGAGTCCTCCTGGAACGACCTGCTGAAGTCCACCGAGGCGGAGCTCAAGCGCCTCGCACCCTCGGAGGCGTGA